A stretch of the Plasmodium berghei ANKA genome assembly, chromosome: 10 genome encodes the following:
- a CDS encoding mitochondrial import inner membrane translocase subunit TIM8, putative: MDSEAKDGNIDNFLSQLNALNKIISSFKETCKISSYCFDKCVNYPEKSLSNTNKTCIWNCTQRYIECDHFIKKRSKDSGKLSNINLIDEMNASSFGKINN; encoded by the exons ATGGATAGCGAAGCAAAAGATGGTAATAtagataattttttatcacaGTTAAATGCATTAAACAAG AttatatcatcatttaaAGAAACTTGTAAAATATCATCCTACTGTTTTGATAAATGTGTTAATTACCCAG aaaaaagtTTGAGCAACACAAACAAAACTTGTATATGGAATTGCACACAACGATATATAGAATGCGATcatttcataaaaaaacgGTCAAAAGATAGTGGGAAATTATCAAACATAAATTTGATAGACGAAATGAATGCGTCGAGTTTTGgcaaaattaataattag
- a CDS encoding DNA-directed RNA polymerase III subunit RPC6, putative — MNNINKQLIKDIYKIGLEHKDFINIDSLEEIYEKKKKEKVKRNEIVYALNILENARACSIKNENNKIITRMRTEEVTKKLKELSDIDFLIFTKVENSQTNGIWTADLRKQTKLLIHQVQKGLKLLCECKLIKQVNNIHVKNRKMYILYDIEASEKVIGGSFYKDGEFNKKVVDYIRENICFYLYNNNNSNVTSVINYIKKLNNSVGYFSDNDIYRVIKTLLFEDRIKIYKNNDNEELIYYYNNEKKKILNQFPCFSCDIFNKCNFDTKTTINPKSCLYLNVYLNLEN; from the exons atgaataatatcAATAAGCAACTCATTaaggatatatataaaatcg GTCTTGAACATAAGGactttataaatattgataGTTTGGaggaaatatatgaaaaaaaaaaaaaagagaaagtaaaaagaaatgaaaTCGTTTATGCATTAAACATTCTTGAAAATGCAAGAGCATGCtctattaaaaatgaaaataataaaattataactaGAATGCGAACTGAAGAAGTTACaaagaaattaaaagaacTAAGTGACattgattttttaatttttactAAAGTCGAAAATAGTCAAACCAATGGAATTTGGACAGCTGATTTACgaaaacaaacaaaattaCTC ATCCATCAAGTTCAAAAGGGTTTAAAGCTTTTGTGTGAATGCAAATTAATCAAGCAg gtTAATAACATTCACGTTAAAAATCgtaaaatgtatatattatatgatataGAGGCTTCAGAAAAG GTTATTGGGGGGTCGTTTTACAAAGACGGGGAATTTAACAAAAAGGTTGTTGATTATATAAGAGagaatatttgtttttatttatataacaataataattctaatGTTACGTCtgttattaattatattaagaAACTTAATAATAGTGTTGGCTATTTTTCtgataatgatatatatagagttataaaaacattattatttgaagacagaattaaaatatataaaaataatgataacgaagaattaatttattattataataatgaaaaaaaaaaaattcttaATCAATTTCCGTGTTTTTCTTgtgatatttttaataaatgcaATTTTGATACAAAAACCACTATCAATCCAAAGAGTTgcttatatttaaatgtttATCTTAATTTGGAa aattaa
- a CDS encoding 40S ribosomal protein S25, putative, with protein MPPKERKTKEQIAAAAAASGRSKKKKWGKGKNKEKLNHAVFIDKSLQSKILEVQNMKVITPSTISDKYKVNLSVARSVIKYLAEKNLIKEVCIQSHSQKLYTKVA; from the exons A TGCCTCCTAAAGAGAGAAAGACGAAAGAGCAAATTGCCGCCGCAGCAGCAGCATCAGGAAgaagtaaaaaaaag AAATGGGGTaagggaaaaaataaagaaaaattaaaccATGCAGTTTTTATTGATAAATCATTACAATCCAAAATTTTGGAAGTTCAAAACATGAAAGTGATTACCCCTTCAACAATATCggataaatataaagtCAACTTAAGTGTCGCTAGATcagtaataaaatatttagccgaaaaaaatttaattaaagaGGTTTGCATTCAAAGCCACTctcaaaaattatatacaaaagTTGCTTGA
- a CDS encoding DIX domain-containing protein, putative, protein MQNTTIVFYNIINDKEDKNSQNVFYISKPPNLITLSDIKNEFPLEGTYHFRFKINHNNNTVWVDITDGFSHVPTFNSCIYMKVLRLSWINNKNDKTSLNDKTVNVHSLTPSYENDKTIFEENRPNIHDSTDANKSKTNIDMLLFETTPNKTTRVNLEDKKEYTKDQNYFDLMFN, encoded by the exons atgcaaaatacaacaattgtattttataatattatcaacgacaaagaagataaaaattcacaaaatgttttttatatttctaaaCCACCTAATTTAATAACATTAAGTGATATTAAGAATGAATTTCCTTTGGAGGGAACTTATCATTTCAG atttaaaataaatcacaataataatacagtATGGGTTGATATTACTGATGGTTTTTCTCATGTCCCCACTTTCAATTCCTGCATATACATGAAA GTTTTGAGATTAAGTTGgataaacaataaaaatgataaaacaaGTTTAAATGACAAAACAGTTAATGTACATAGTTTGACACCCTcttatgaaaatgataaaacaatttttgaAGAAAACAGACCAAATATACATGATTCTACAGATGCAAATAAATCTAAAACAAACATTGATATGCTATTATTTGAAACAACACCAAATAAAACAACTCGTGTAAATTTAGAGGATAAAAAAG AATATACTAAGgatcaaaattatttcgaTTTAATGTTTAATTAA
- a CDS encoding mannose-1-phosphate guanyltransferase, putative, with amino-acid sequence MNALLLVGGYGTRLRPLTLTTPKPLVDFCNKAILEHQILNLAKSGVNEIILAIAYKPDNIKSFVNNLQQKYNVKIFFSIENEPLGTGGPIKLAENFLSKYDDFFVFNSDIICSFPLIDMMKFHKENKSLLTIMVKDVDDPRSFGVVITDNEKKILKFEEKPLIPESSLINSGIYILNKKILNFIPKRNTSLEKEIFPNLATDNLLYFYKLNGFWADIGKPSDFLKGQSLYLNSFQNLDKLKNDKEKTIIPDQLLICYNINEDENKDIKKNKLFISFENIEELNKFDENTNQVLNNIKNFYIKIEGNVLISSNTVIKNNCFLGENVVLGNNVILGEGCRIKNSCILRDSVINSYSYIDNSIIGSKSCIGSWARIEGLCVLGENVNLKPELFINNVFILPYKEVTNSIYDKGAIIM; translated from the exons ATGAATGCACTGCTTTTGGTGGGGGGGTATGGAACACGCCTACGACCTTTGACCTTAACTACCCCCAAACCTTTAGTTGATTTTTGCAATAAAGCTATTTTAGAACATCAAATCCTTAATTTAGCAAAATCTGGagtaaatgaaataatattagcAATCGCATATAAACcagataatataaaaagctttgtaaataatttacaacaaaaatataatgttaaaatatttttttcaattgaAAATGAACCATTAGGAACAGGAGGCCCAATAAAACTAGCTGAAAactttttatcaaaatatgatgatttttttgtttttaattcaGATATTATTTGTTCCTTTCCTTTAATCGATATGATGAAATTtcataaagaaaataaatctTTATTAACAATTATG GTAAAAGATGTCGATGATCCTAGATCATTTGGCGTTGTAATAAcagataatgaaaaaaaaattcttaAATTTGAAGAAAAACCATTAATTCCTGAATCAAGTTTAATAAATTcaggaatatatattttaaataaaaaaatattaaattttattcctaaaagaaatacatctttagaaaaagaaatatttccAAATTTAGCTACAGAcaatttgttatatttttataaactaAATGGTTTTTGGGCAGATATTGGAAAACCTTctgattttttaaaaggtcaatcattatatttaaatagttttcaaaatttagacaaattaaaaaatgacaaaGAAAAAACTATTATTCCTGACCAGCtattaatttgttataatataaatgaagatgaaaataaagatataaaaaaaaataaattatttatatcgtttgaaaatattgaagaattaaataaatttgatgaaaatacaaatcaagttttaaataatataaaaaacttttatataaaaatagaagGAAATGTTTTAATATCCTCAAATActgttataaaaaataattgttttttagGAGAAAATGTGGTTTTAGGTAATAATGTTATATTAGGTGAAGGGTgcagaataaaaaattcatgTATTCTTAGGGATTCTGTTATTAATTCATATAGTTATATTGACAATTCTATAATTGGCTCAAAATCTTGTATAGGGAGCTGGGCTCGAATTGAAGGGTTGTGTGTGTTAGGAGAAAATGTTAATTTAAAACCCGaactttttataaataatgtgTTTATCCTTCCATATAAAGAAGTGACTAATTCTATTTACGATAAAGGTGCAATTATTATGTAG
- a CDS encoding dynein light chain, putative has product MKNHLVKYNKYLKYDNPIIIENSETNNKNSKDEKNLKEKNIVRVIEKIRKNFKSNMLYKNGNKNIYLFNDPIYDIFPIKYLNEKKTEYISYVSKLTNDDDIFLCLKKIFEYTTNMYSKYMIINDESLEELLSIFMEICRQVSAISFSRGVLLKELFNYNVIVLTHYYKLIKSSIAFNLKKQTKQNDTLNNYINQIETQKKQINDLKNSVLLTEQIIQTEKTNFQKELSKETLIYENKIDKLKKANQRKKDDFTRILQL; this is encoded by the exons atgaaaaatcaCTTggttaaatataataaatatctaAAATACGATAATCCCAtaattatagaaaatagtgaaacaaacaataaaaattcaaaagatgaaaaaaatttgaaagaaaaaaatattgttagggtaatagaaaaaattcgaaaaaattttaaatcaaatatgctatataaaaatggaaataaaaatatatatctttttaaTGATCCAatttatgatatttttcCAATTAAATACTTGAATGAAAAAAAGAcagaatatatatcatatgtatcaaaattaacaaatgatgatgatatatttttatgtctaaaaaaaatatttgagtACACTACAAATATGTATTCcaaatatatgattataAATGATGAATCTTTAGAAGAATTGTTATCTATTTTTATGGAAATTTGTAGACAg GTTTCAgctatttctttttctcGCGGGGTTTTGCTTAAGGAGTTGTTTAATTACAATGTAATAGTTTTGACACATTACTACAAATTAATcaa atCATCAATAGCATTCAACTTAAAGAAAcaaacaaaacaaaacgATACTCTAAACAATTATATCAATCAAATTgaaacacaaaaaaaacaaataaatgattTGAAAAATAGTGTGTTATTAACTGAACAAATTATTCAAActgaaaaaacaaatttccAAAAAGAACTTTCGAAA gaaactttaatatatgaaaataaaatagacaAGTTAAAAAAAGCTAACCAACGTAAAAAGGATGACTTTACTAGAATACTTCAGTTgtaa
- a CDS encoding surface protein P113: MKIFLFSFFFVWFQYCYSKNPSDYAHSIVSNFESENTLKCLKGNVYILQCQIKCMNSNNEIIYKECLNDIEKICKDKKTCSYYFDYIFKTKNHKLRNNNNNNIYIDNCIDSDKNEIKSTFTCVLNPLLEFDNNNHVIYNFLLNNKNNDKIVCKNSNIYINNATIHYTFSDIKFKDVTSYIKEKCNEKTNCVINPYSIQTDILNEKNDAYLLNSYISISFACVKINLESYLYGGDIDEFDQINDEENEDNKYLDHNDLDEKNEEIISLKNEINDILNDEKIDNIAEKLKIAKFTISKKINEEIKKKNDIFNNLANDIYQFIGNEYYFTSDIKDMIEDRYNELNKTSQSDLYYIYLLNVFDIEKIYGIYLSSYQERLQQILQTNMTNLDYVEKKIGSLRNIYMFLYKKSKKYNALDIFDEYYDYVLNYNDFAKDNEIISADIFIKSKPDIPQLNFEINNENKNVKYKDVTDLDELDNLNRINRIINIRNVLVKQLKILYNQRNNIFIKQAMLVKSYCYKNPLDITDFSSIFKNNYNKLKYDAYKEGNGHINVADKINPNFVVKYLNNLYKQHVNKNYILNSWDPKYNRMNKKIKIILILGYGQVIQIEKQINRHIGKYNALLEKATLYNVGNLFTQTTNILNDISGSLNDGLDPNIHDQEDVTVVESSESNKLAEPEEPIEKVEVDRVEKSDDANNATQQVTGTDEANYDTASGNSTNINIDNIDYGVDESIRIIKYSKAEEDEYNESGNNENENNENNENENNENENNENENNENENNENENIELKNIEHENKSNASSASLSNIFFTFIIAALFIRPFL; the protein is encoded by the exons atgaaaatatttttatttagttttttttttgtatggTTCCAATACTGTTATTCGAAAAATCCCAGTGATTATGCCCATAGTATTGTATCAAATTTTGAGAGTGAAAACACACTGAA GTGTCTAAAGGGtaatgtgtatatattacaatGTCAGATTAAATGTATGaattcaaataatgaaataatttacaaaGAATGCTTAAAtgatatagaaaaaatatgcaaagATAAAAAGACCtgttcatattattttgattatatttttaaaacaaaaaatcataaacttcgaaacaataataataataatatatatattgataatTGTATAGATTcagataaaaatgaaataaaaagtacATTTACATGTGTATTAAACCCATTATTAgaatttgataataataatcatgtaatttataattttttattaaataacaaaaataatgataaaatagtttgtaaaaatagtaatatatatataaataatgcaACAATACATTATACATTTAGTGATATCAAATTTAAAGATGTTAcatcatatattaaagaaaaatgtaatgaaaaaacaaattgtGTAATTAATCCTTATAGTATTCAAActgatatattaaatgaaaaaaatgatgcatatttattaaattcgTATATATCTATAAGTTTTGCATGtgtaaaaattaatttagaATCATATTTGTATGGAGGCGACATTGACGAATTTGATCAAATTaatgatgaagaaaatgaagataaCAAATATTTGGATCATAATGATTTagacgaaaaaaatgaggaaATAATTTccttaaaaaatgaaattaatgatatattaaatgatgaaaaaattgataatatagcagaaaaattaaaaatagcTAAATTTACTatatctaaaaaaataaatgaagaaattaaaaaaaaaaatgatatttttaataatttagcaaatgatatttatcaatttattggaaatgaatattattttacatcTGATATAAAAGATATGATTGAGGATAGatataatgaattaaataaaacttCACAAAgtgatttatattatatatatttattaaatgtattcgatatagaaaaaatatatggtatttatttatcttCATATCAAGAACGATTACAACAAATTTTACAAACAAATATGACAAATTTAGATTATGTGGAAAAAAAGATTGGAAGCCTtcgaaatatttatatgtttctttataaaaaatcgaaaaaatataatgcccttgatatttttgatgaatattatgattatgtgttaaattataatgatttTGCAAAAGACAATGAAATTATTTCTGCtgacatatttattaaatcaaAACCAGATATTCCACaattaaattttgaaattaataacgaaaataaaaatgttaaataCAAAGATGTTACCGATTTAGATGAACttgataatttaaatagaATTAAcagaataataaatattagaAATGTTTTAGTTAAgcaattaaaaatattatataatcaaagaaataatatttttattaaacaaGCTATGCTTGTCAAATCTTATTGTTACAAAAACCCATTAGATATAACAGATTTTAGTtctattttcaaaaataattataataaattaaaatatgatgCTTATAAAGAAGGGAATGGTCATATAAATGTTgctgataaaataaatccaAATTTTGTTGttaaatatttgaataatttatataaacagcatgtaaataaaaattatattcttAATTCATGGGATCctaaatataatagaatgaataaaaaaataaaaattatattaatacttGGATATGGCCAAGTTATTCAAAttgaaaaacaaataaatcgGCATATTGGTAAATATAATGCACTATTAGAAAAGGCTACACTTTATAACGTGGGCAATTTATTTACTCAAACAACGAAcatattaaatgatatttCGGGTTCATTAAATGATGGTTTAGACCCAAACATACATGACCAAGAAGATGTAACAGTTGTAGAATCGTCTGAATCAAACAAACTAGCCGAACCGGAGGAACCGATTGAAAAAGTTGAAGTTGACCGAGTTGAAAAAAGTGACGATGCTAATAATGCGACTCAACAAGTTACTGGCACAGATGAAGCAAATTACGACACCGCCTCTGGCAATTCCACTAACATCAACATTGACAACATTGATTATGGTGTAGACGAATCTAttagaattattaaatatagcAAAGCAGAGGAGgatgaatataatgaaagtggaaataatgaaaatgaaaataatgaaaataatgaaaatgaaaataatgaaaatgaaaataatgaaaatgaaaataatgaaaatgaaaataatgaaaatgaaaatattgaacttaaaaatattgaacatgaaaataaatcGAATGCAAGCTCAGCAAGTTTAagcaatatttttttcacatttatCATAGCTGCTTTATTTATTAgaccatttttataa
- a CDS encoding pantothenate kinase 1, putative yields MIKKNIIDLLEKRNNEYKNRENKYFYQYESKKIIYEYICNSNIMENNKNVEENAECDKKISYNCCSLDIGGTLIKLAYLNNIYINTNNEDRHRLENLGIKLEDDKYLFVDFFSINKLNEALNFILKNNLIKDKKITLTGGGSYKYYYIIIEKIIHEHILKKFNIKNNEYILIISKHQYCEEISTLYLQLQLNRNHNINIFSQIKFDNEFLSNFSKYERLAIYIENFEKSKNSVNRILNNDDIDEMKNNSNYNTELLLEVCRKDEMQCVINGIYKLFNVKKSIIKYDHILKAQIPIQIKSPLYPFIIANIGSGISILKSDSYNSFNRISGTSIGGGTLIGLATLIFGTISFDDLVKLSYKGNENLDLKIKHLKNDAGGNECAKDNTLVSLFGLVNKILEKKNNNNENKNEIEQINQDIARSLILIISYNIGYLVYLLAKIHSVKRIYFSGKYINNNEYIMESITNGVYYHFRHYNKTIENIGCFNNTSTNINKKKLFNNYDNILDMTFYKHEDIKGDFHLRSYAQTSKDDTLPEVFFLKHDGFLGVIGGFFS; encoded by the exons atgattaaaaaaaatattatcgatttattggaaaaaagaaataatgaatataaaaatagagaaaataaatatttctacCAATAtgaaagtaaaaaaattatatacgaatatatatgtaattcTAACATTATggagaataataaaaatgtagaaGAAAATGCTGAGtgtgataaaaaaatatcatataaTTGCTGCTCTTTAGATATAGGGGGAACATTAATCAAATTGgcttatttaaataatatatatattaacacTAATAATGAAGATAGACATAGGCTTGAAAATTTAGGGATAAAACTCGAAgatgataaatatttatttgttgatttttttagcataaataaattaaatgaagcattaaattttatattaaaaaataatttaataaaagacaaaaaaattacattaACAGGGGGAGGgtcatataaatattactatattataattgaaaaaataatacatgaacatattttaaaaaaatttaatataaaaaataacgaatatattttaataatatcaaaACATCAATATTGTGAAGAAATATCtacattatatttacaattaCAATTAAATAGAAatcataatataaacatatttagccaaataaaatttgacAACGAATTTTTAAGCAACTTTAGTAAATATGAGCGTCttgctatatatatagaaaattttgaaaaatcaaaaaatagCGTTAATagaatattaaataatgatgatattgatgaaatgaaaaacaatTCTAATTATAATACAGAACTGCTTTTAGAAGTTTGTAGAAAAGATGAAATGCAGTGTGTTATAAatggaatatataaattattcaatgtaaaaaaatccattataaaatatgatcatatattaaaagcACAAATACCAATACAAATCAAATCACCACTTTATCCATTTATTATAGCTAATATTGGATCGGGAATAtcaattttaaaatcaGATTCTTATAATTCTTTTAATCGAATATCAGGCACATCAATTGGTGGGGGTACACTTATAGGGTTAGCTACATTAATATTTGGGACAATTTCTTTTGATGATTTAGttaaattatcatataaaggaaatgaaaatcttgatttaaaaattaagcACTTGAAAAATGATGCAGGTGGTAATGAATGTGCAAAAGATAATACACTGGTATCGTTGTTTGGGTTAGTCAATAAAATacttgaaaaaaaaaataataataatgaaaataagaATGAAATAGAACAGATTAATCAGGATATAGCCAGAAGCCTAATTTTGATAATCTCATATAATATTGGCTATTTGGTATATTTGCTAGCAAAAATACATTCAGTAAAGAG aatatatttttcgggaaaatatataaataataatgaatatattatggAATCAATAACAAATGGtgtatattatcatttccgccattataataaaactattgaaaatattggATGTTTCAATAACACATCaacaaatattaacaaaaaaaaattatttaataattatgacAATATATTAGATATGACTTTCTATAAACATGAAGATATAAAAGGCGATTTTCATTTGAGATCCTAC GCCCAAACGAGTAAGGATGATACATTGCCGgaagttttttttcttaaacaTGATGGATTTTTAGGAGTTATCGGaggttttttttcttaa